Sequence from the Streptomyces sp. R33 genome:
CGGACATGACGTTCGACGACGCGGATTCCGGCCTCGCGCGCGAGATCGAGCACGGTCGCCCGGGTGATGCCCGCGAGGAAGCAGTCCGCGGTGGGGGTGTGCAGCTCGTCCCCCGCCACGAGGAAGAGGTTGGCTCCCGTGGCCTCCGCGACGAGTCCCCGGTAGTCCAGGAGCAGCGCGTCGTCGAAGCCGGCGGCGTCGGCGGCGTCCCGTGCCAGGGTGCAGATGTTGTACAGGGAGGCCGCTTTGGCCCGGACGGGCGCGGTGTCCGGCGCCGGGCGCCGCCAGCGCGAGGTCCCCAGCCGGATGCCGCTGTTCCTGGCCCCGGCGGAGAAGACGTGCGGCCACTCCCACGTGGCGATCGCGACATGGACGGAGGTGCCCGCACCGGCCACGCTGATCTGCTCGCTGCCCCGCCATGCCACCGGCCGGACGTAGCCGTCGCCGATGCCCTGCCGGGCGACGAGTTCGAGCGTCGCCTCGTCCAGCTCGGCGACGGAGAAGGGGATGTCGAAGCCCAGTTCACGCGCCGAGTCGTGCAGCCGCTGCGAGTGCTCGGTCAGTTTGAAGACGTGACCGTCGTAGACGCGTTCTCCTTCGAAGACACCGCCGCCGTAGTGGAGACCGTGGCTGAGCACGTGCAGGCGGGCGTCCCGCCAGGGGACGAACCGGCCGTCCAGCCAGATGTGACCGTCACGGTCGTCGAGAGCCGGAGCGCTCACTGCGCGCCCTCCACCGGTGCGTATTCGATGCGGACGATCTCCTCGATGGTGCGGTGGAACGCCTCGGCGTCCTCGGTGGAGGGGTGGTGGGAGAGGACGAACGCCGGATAGCCGGTGAACTCGGGGTAGGGCCGTACGACGTCACCCGGATGCAGCATCTGGACGATGTGGTCCACCCGGGGGTCCGCGGCCAGTTCGTCCAGGCCGTGGATGGCGGTGATCCGTCCGGAGCCACCGCAGGGCACGATGTAGTTGGCGGCCGCACCGGTGGCCCGGGCCGGCTGCGCCGGCGGTCCGGGCAGGGGGGCGGGGCCGAGCCCGGCGGCGACGCGCAGGGCGTCCGCGGCCAGATCGGCTCCGGTGACGTGTCCGGCGATGTAGTGGGAGACGCCGGAGCCGCCGATGCGGGCGCCGAGTTCCAGCAGGTAGGGACGCTCGCCGCCGCGCAGCCGCAGTTCGGTGTGGGTCGGCCCGTCGCTCACCCCGAGGGCCGAGTGGGCGGCGACGACCTCGCGCACCACGGCCTCCTGGACGTGGGGCGCCAGCGCGGCCGGCGCCCGGTAGACGCCCTCTTCGAAGTGCGGGCCGGTCGGCTCGCCCTTGTAGCCGATGGACAGCACCTGGACCTCGCCGCGGTGCGCGAGGGACTCCACGGCGAATTCCGGGCCGTCCAGGTACTCCTCGACGACGAGCCCCGCGACGCGGTTCAGACTGTTCCGGCAGACCTCCCACACCTCGTCCACCACGGCGGCGAGCTGCTCCGGGCTGTCGGCCTTGGTCACCCCGAGGCTGGAGAAGCCGTTGGCCGGCTTGACCACCACCGGGAACGTGAGGCGGGTGGCGTCGGTCCACGTGCCCGGGTCGTCCACGGTGACGAAGCCGGGTACGTTCAGGCCCGCTTCGGCCAGCCGGCGGCGCATGATCCGCTTGTCCTGCACGGCCCGGGCCGTCTCGCGG
This genomic interval carries:
- a CDS encoding branched-chain amino acid aminotransferase, with amino-acid sequence MSAPALDDRDGHIWLDGRFVPWRDARLHVLSHGLHYGGGVFEGERVYDGHVFKLTEHSQRLHDSARELGFDIPFSVAELDEATLELVARQGIGDGYVRPVAWRGSEQISVAGAGTSVHVAIATWEWPHVFSAGARNSGIRLGTSRWRRPAPDTAPVRAKAASLYNICTLARDAADAAGFDDALLLDYRGLVAEATGANLFLVAGDELHTPTADCFLAGITRATVLDLAREAGIRVVERHVRPEELGGFDECFLTGTAYEVQPVRSIDAHEYRVGRTTTALMEAYTELVHSAGRAAALR
- a CDS encoding ATP-grasp domain-containing protein, with amino-acid sequence MTEPHPPRPTVVLVYQRTSLPWIFEGAQRAGIDIVLVPRPDESVSPDRLPPAVVELLPLDVEGDPAKALSVLKQRHESAPFDGITTLYDPAVPFVADVAEALGLPGLGRETARAVQDKRIMRRRLAEAGLNVPGFVTVDDPGTWTDATRLTFPVVVKPANGFSSLGVTKADSPEQLAAVVDEVWEVCRNSLNRVAGLVVEEYLDGPEFAVESLAHRGEVQVLSIGYKGEPTGPHFEEGVYRAPAALAPHVQEAVVREVVAAHSALGVSDGPTHTELRLRGGERPYLLELGARIGGSGVSHYIAGHVTGADLAADALRVAAGLGPAPLPGPPAQPARATGAAANYIVPCGGSGRITAIHGLDELAADPRVDHIVQMLHPGDVVRPYPEFTGYPAFVLSHHPSTEDAEAFHRTIEEIVRIEYAPVEGAQ